Proteins encoded by one window of Thiohalospira halophila DSM 15071:
- a CDS encoding GGDEF domain-containing protein has product MQRIHPREWLRYGSLADLFTARNHSPDFNGARAERIALRIEVLSLVAGLLTLAWIPLDLLFLAEPGRTGIVSLRVGAGLAFLLLAGWRHRRHDLFRARLRLALFILIPAAFYVGARLVLAADDSDTGIVVGYYFLPYLMVTILAIFPLTLVEGIAGVAAVGATLALAEVEAGAITELTTLAEFWLLALLAAIVVWVQQSQLYMLLRLYREATRDALTGLFNRRALLAEMERARLDCRRTGEPLSVLLFDLDLFKRINDTHGHLTGDAVLADFAGVLRGVCQRECLLSRYGGEEFLVALPGRDAGAARVLAETIRAETRGREVRAEDGTPVSYTVSVGVAQGGEEEAVGALLSRVDQALYQAKEGGRDLVAEATVDG; this is encoded by the coding sequence ATGCAGAGAATCCATCCCCGGGAGTGGCTGCGCTACGGGAGCCTCGCCGACCTCTTCACGGCGCGGAATCACTCCCCCGATTTCAACGGCGCCCGGGCCGAACGGATCGCCCTGCGCATCGAGGTGCTCTCGCTGGTGGCGGGGCTGCTGACCCTGGCCTGGATCCCGCTGGACCTCCTCTTCCTGGCGGAGCCCGGGCGCACCGGCATCGTGAGCCTTCGTGTCGGCGCTGGCCTCGCCTTCCTGCTGCTGGCCGGCTGGCGGCATCGTCGCCACGACCTGTTCCGCGCCCGGCTGCGGCTGGCCCTGTTCATCCTGATCCCCGCCGCCTTCTACGTCGGGGCGCGCCTCGTCCTCGCCGCGGACGACTCGGACACCGGCATCGTGGTGGGCTACTACTTCCTGCCCTACCTCATGGTGACCATCCTGGCCATCTTCCCGCTCACCCTGGTCGAGGGGATCGCCGGGGTGGCCGCGGTGGGGGCGACCCTGGCGCTGGCCGAGGTGGAGGCGGGGGCGATCACCGAGCTGACGACCCTGGCGGAGTTCTGGCTGCTGGCTCTGCTCGCGGCCATCGTCGTCTGGGTTCAGCAGAGTCAGCTCTACATGTTGCTGCGCCTCTACCGCGAGGCCACCCGGGATGCCCTGACCGGACTGTTCAACCGCCGCGCCCTGCTGGCGGAGATGGAGCGCGCCCGGCTGGATTGCCGGCGCACCGGGGAGCCGCTGTCGGTGCTGCTCTTCGACCTGGATCTGTTCAAGCGTATCAACGATACCCACGGCCACCTCACCGGCGATGCGGTCCTGGCCGATTTCGCCGGCGTCCTGCGCGGGGTCTGCCAGCGGGAGTGCCTGCTCTCGCGCTACGGCGGCGAGGAGTTCCTGGTCGCCCTGCCAGGCCGGGATGCCGGGGCGGCCCGGGTGCTGGCGGAGACCATCCGGGCCGAGACCCGGGGCCGGGAGGTCAGGGCCGAGGACGGGACCCCGGTGAGCTACACCGTCTCCGTGGGTGTGGCCCAGGGGGGCGAGGAGGAGGCCGTGGGGGCACTGCTCTCCCGCGTGGATCAGGCCCTCTATCAGGCCAAGGAGGGGGGCCGCGACCTGGTGGCGGAGGCGACCGTCGATGGCTGA
- the hisC gene encoding histidinol-phosphate transaminase, with translation MAETRAAEWVRPAIRALSAYRVADASGLVKLDAMENPWPWPAELREGWQEALAAEPVNRYPDPAAGEVADRLRRVFGVPEAADLLLGNGSDEILQILIHAVAERGRTVVAPEPGFAMYRLLAEAAGMEFVGVPLGEDFRLDREALIAAIAEHEPALVFLAWPNNPTGNLFEPEAVEAALTAAPGLVVVDEAYHAFARESFLPRVVDHPDLIVLRTLSKAGLAGLRLGFAAGHPEWLAELDKIRLPYNINRLTQATARFALDHWDAFEVQAAAIRDERERLYAALVERPGLAVWPSAANFLLFRAPEGQGRALFEGIRERGVLIKDLSGAGGALADCLRVTVGTPKENAAFLEALDGSLRGMS, from the coding sequence ATGGCTGAGACGCGGGCGGCGGAGTGGGTCCGGCCAGCCATCCGGGCGCTCTCGGCCTACCGGGTTGCCGATGCCTCCGGCCTGGTCAAGCTCGATGCCATGGAGAATCCCTGGCCCTGGCCGGCGGAGCTGCGCGAGGGCTGGCAGGAGGCACTGGCTGCCGAGCCGGTGAACCGTTACCCCGACCCTGCCGCCGGCGAGGTCGCCGACCGCCTGCGCCGGGTCTTCGGGGTGCCGGAGGCCGCCGACCTGCTGCTGGGCAACGGCTCCGACGAGATCCTCCAGATCCTCATCCACGCGGTGGCCGAGCGCGGCCGGACGGTGGTGGCGCCGGAGCCGGGCTTCGCCATGTACCGGCTGCTGGCGGAGGCCGCCGGCATGGAGTTTGTCGGCGTCCCCCTGGGGGAGGACTTCCGGCTGGACCGGGAGGCCCTGATCGCGGCCATTGCCGAGCACGAGCCGGCCCTGGTCTTCCTGGCCTGGCCCAACAATCCCACCGGCAACCTGTTCGAGCCCGAGGCGGTGGAAGCCGCGCTGACGGCGGCGCCGGGGCTGGTGGTGGTGGACGAGGCCTACCACGCCTTCGCCCGGGAGAGCTTCCTGCCCCGGGTGGTCGACCACCCCGATCTCATCGTCCTGCGCACGCTCTCCAAGGCGGGGCTGGCCGGGCTGCGCCTGGGCTTTGCCGCCGGCCACCCGGAGTGGCTGGCGGAGCTGGACAAGATCCGGCTGCCCTACAACATCAATCGCCTCACCCAGGCGACGGCGCGCTTCGCCCTGGACCACTGGGACGCCTTCGAGGTCCAGGCGGCGGCCATCCGCGACGAGCGCGAGCGGCTGTACGCCGCCCTGGTCGAGCGGCCGGGGCTGGCCGTCTGGCCCTCGGCGGCCAATTTCCTGCTCTTCCGGGCCCCGGAGGGACAGGGTCGGGCTCTCTTCGAGGGGATCCGCGAGCGCGGCGTCCTCATCAAGGATCTCTCGGGGGCCGGCGGGGCGCTGGCCGACTGCCTGCGAGTGACGGTGGGTACGCCCAAGGAGAACGCCGCCTTCCTGGAGGCGCTGGATGGCAGCCTGAGAGGGATGTCCTGA
- the hisD gene encoding histidinol dehydrogenase produces the protein MPDIQRLNTDEDGFDAALDRLLAWEEGTDDRVEGIVRDILTDVRTRGDTAVVEQTNRLDRRDAATMADLELPAERLQRALEALPSAQRQALETAAERIRGYHRHQCQESWQYTEADGTVLGQQVTPMDRAGLYVPGGKAAYPSSVLMNALPAKVAGVGELVMVVPAPDGELNDLVLAAAAVAGVDRVFTLGGAQAVAALAYGTETVPAVDKIVGPGNIFVATAKRMVFGTVGIDMIAGPSEILVVCDGETDPEWVAVDLFSQAEHDEDAQAILVCPDAAYLDRVAEAMDRLLPTMGRETIIRSSLAARGALIQCRDLDDAAAVINRVAPEHLELSVAEPEALAAKVRHAGAIFLGRYTSESLGDYCAGPNHVLPTSRTARFSSPLGVYDFQKRSSLIGCSAAGAAALGPTAAALADGEGLGAHAEAARRRLGTGDHG, from the coding sequence ATGCCGGACATTCAGCGACTGAATACCGACGAGGACGGCTTCGACGCCGCCCTGGACCGCCTCCTGGCCTGGGAAGAGGGGACCGACGACCGGGTGGAGGGCATCGTCCGCGACATCCTCACCGACGTCCGCACCCGCGGTGATACCGCCGTGGTGGAGCAGACCAACCGGCTGGACCGGCGCGATGCCGCCACCATGGCGGACCTGGAGCTGCCCGCCGAGCGCCTGCAGCGGGCCCTGGAGGCCCTGCCGTCCGCCCAGCGCCAGGCGCTGGAGACTGCCGCCGAGCGGATCCGGGGCTACCACCGCCACCAGTGCCAGGAATCCTGGCAGTACACCGAGGCCGACGGCACCGTCCTGGGCCAGCAGGTCACCCCCATGGACCGGGCGGGTCTCTACGTCCCCGGGGGCAAGGCGGCCTACCCCTCCTCGGTGCTCATGAACGCCCTCCCGGCCAAGGTGGCCGGGGTGGGGGAGCTGGTCATGGTGGTCCCGGCCCCGGACGGCGAACTCAACGACCTCGTCCTGGCCGCCGCGGCCGTGGCCGGGGTGGACCGCGTCTTCACCCTCGGTGGCGCTCAGGCCGTGGCCGCCCTGGCTTACGGCACCGAGACCGTGCCTGCGGTGGACAAGATCGTCGGCCCCGGCAATATCTTTGTCGCTACCGCCAAGCGCATGGTCTTCGGCACCGTGGGCATCGACATGATCGCCGGCCCCTCGGAGATCCTGGTGGTCTGCGACGGCGAGACGGACCCCGAGTGGGTGGCGGTGGACCTCTTCTCCCAGGCGGAGCACGACGAGGATGCCCAGGCCATCCTGGTCTGCCCGGATGCCGCCTACCTGGATCGGGTGGCCGAGGCCATGGATCGCCTGCTGCCCACCATGGGGCGGGAGACCATCATCCGGAGCTCCCTGGCGGCCCGCGGCGCCCTCATCCAGTGCCGCGACCTGGACGATGCGGCCGCGGTCATCAACCGCGTCGCCCCGGAGCACCTGGAACTCTCGGTGGCCGAGCCCGAGGCGCTGGCGGCGAAGGTCCGCCACGCCGGCGCCATCTTCCTGGGTCGCTATACCTCGGAGTCCCTGGGCGACTACTGCGCCGGGCCCAACCACGTCCTTCCCACCTCGCGCACGGCGCGTTTCTCCTCGCCCCTGGGGGTCTACGACTTCCAGAAGCGCTCTAGCCTCATCGGCTGCTCGGCGGCCGGGGCGGCCGCCCTGGGCCCCACGGCGGCGGCCCTGGCCGACGGCGAGGGGCTGGGCGCCCACGCCGAGGCGGCCCGTCGCCGGCTGGGAACGGGCGACCATGGCTGA
- the hisG gene encoding ATP phosphoribosyltransferase, with protein MAEPITLALSKGRIFEETVPLLRHAGIEPAEDPESSRRLILETNRPGVRIVIVRASDVPTYVQYGAADIGVAGKDVLMEHGGDGLYEPVDLGIAACRLMVAGRAGEAEPPRGRRRIATKYVHTTRRYYAEKGEQVEIIKLYGSMELAPLVGLADAIVDVVDTGNTLRANGLEPQEHIADISSRLVVNRAAMKVKHDALGGIISAFREAVGGE; from the coding sequence ATGGCCGAGCCGATCACCCTGGCGCTCTCCAAGGGCCGGATCTTCGAGGAGACAGTACCGCTGCTGCGCCACGCCGGCATCGAGCCGGCGGAAGACCCCGAGAGCAGCCGCCGCCTGATCCTGGAGACCAACCGCCCCGGCGTGCGCATCGTCATCGTGCGCGCCTCGGACGTGCCCACCTACGTCCAGTACGGCGCCGCCGACATCGGCGTCGCCGGCAAGGACGTGCTCATGGAGCACGGCGGCGACGGCCTCTACGAGCCGGTGGATCTCGGTATTGCCGCCTGCCGGCTCATGGTCGCCGGCCGGGCCGGGGAGGCCGAGCCGCCGCGCGGACGCCGGCGCATCGCCACCAAGTACGTCCACACCACCCGGCGCTACTACGCCGAGAAGGGCGAGCAGGTCGAGATCATCAAGCTCTACGGCTCCATGGAGCTGGCCCCCCTGGTGGGGCTGGCCGATGCCATCGTGGACGTGGTGGACACCGGGAACACCCTGCGCGCCAACGGCCTGGAGCCCCAGGAGCACATCGCCGACATCAGCTCCCGGCTGGTGGTCAATCGCGCCGCCATGAAGGTCAAGCACGACGCCCTGGGAGGCATCATCTCGGCCTTCCGCGAGGCCGTGGGAGGGGAGTGA
- the murA gene encoding UDP-N-acetylglucosamine 1-carboxyvinyltransferase, producing MDKLVITGGQPVAGEVRISGAKNAALPILAATLLTDEPTTVCNVPHLHDITTTLELLGHMGVSLVVDERLNIEVDASRLTNVRAPYQLVRTMRASILVLGPLLAHYGRAEVSLPGGCAIGSRPVDLHLEGLRAMGADIRVENGYIEATAPADGLHGARIFLDIVSVTGTENLMMAAALARGTTILENAAREPEVEDLANCLNAMGAKVQGAGTDTLTIEGVERLHGTTYCVLPDRIETGTYLVAAAITGGRVRTKDTRPDILDAVLAKLGEAGAKVTTGEDWIELDMEGRKPRAVSLHTAPYPAFPTDMQAQFCALNAIAEGAATVTETVFENRFMHVQELQRMGADIRLEGNTAFIGGRPGLTGAPVMATDLRASASLVLAGLVAEGHTLVDRIYHIDRGYECIEEKLAALGASIRRVTARDLEKLDLGH from the coding sequence ATGGACAAGCTCGTCATCACCGGCGGCCAGCCCGTGGCCGGCGAGGTACGGATATCGGGGGCCAAGAATGCGGCCCTGCCCATCCTGGCGGCGACCCTGCTCACCGACGAACCCACGACGGTCTGCAACGTCCCGCACCTCCACGACATCACCACCACCCTGGAGCTGCTGGGGCACATGGGGGTGAGCCTGGTGGTGGACGAGCGCCTGAACATCGAGGTGGATGCCTCCCGGCTTACCAACGTCCGGGCCCCCTACCAGCTGGTACGCACCATGCGCGCCTCCATCCTGGTCCTGGGGCCGCTGCTGGCCCATTACGGGCGGGCCGAGGTGAGCCTCCCCGGCGGCTGCGCCATCGGCAGCCGGCCGGTGGACCTCCACCTGGAGGGGCTGCGCGCCATGGGCGCCGACATCCGGGTGGAGAACGGCTACATCGAGGCCACCGCACCCGCCGACGGGCTGCACGGCGCCCGGATCTTCCTGGATATCGTCTCCGTTACCGGGACCGAGAACCTGATGATGGCCGCGGCCCTGGCGCGCGGGACCACTATCCTCGAGAACGCCGCCCGGGAGCCGGAGGTCGAGGACCTGGCCAACTGCCTCAACGCCATGGGGGCGAAGGTCCAGGGGGCGGGAACCGACACTCTGACCATCGAGGGGGTGGAGCGCCTCCACGGCACCACCTACTGCGTCCTGCCCGACCGCATCGAGACCGGGACCTACCTGGTGGCCGCGGCCATCACCGGGGGGCGTGTCCGCACCAAGGATACCCGCCCGGACATCCTGGACGCGGTGCTGGCCAAGCTCGGCGAGGCCGGGGCGAAGGTGACCACCGGGGAGGACTGGATCGAACTGGACATGGAGGGGCGGAAGCCGCGGGCGGTGTCGCTGCACACCGCCCCGTATCCCGCTTTCCCCACGGACATGCAGGCGCAGTTCTGCGCCCTGAATGCCATCGCCGAGGGGGCGGCCACGGTGACCGAGACGGTCTTCGAGAACCGCTTCATGCACGTCCAGGAGCTCCAGCGCATGGGGGCCGATATCCGTCTGGAGGGCAATACCGCCTTCATCGGCGGGCGCCCGGGCCTTACCGGGGCTCCGGTGATGGCCACCGACCTGCGCGCCTCCGCCAGCCTGGTCCTCGCCGGACTGGTGGCGGAGGGGCATACGCTGGTGGACCGCATCTATCACATCGATCGCGGCTACGAGTGCATCGAGGAGAAGCTCGCCGCCCTGGGGGCGAGTATCCGTCGTGTCACCGCCCGCGATCTGGAAAAACTCGACCTCGGACACTAG
- a CDS encoding BolA family protein — protein sequence MESATVKERIEATVPDSEAEVTGDGSHFEAVVVSPAFEGVSKVKRQQMVYKAVNEAITSGELHALTIQAHTPDEWERARKLRVTSG from the coding sequence ATGGAGTCGGCGACGGTCAAGGAGCGCATCGAGGCCACGGTCCCGGACAGCGAGGCCGAGGTTACCGGGGATGGCAGCCACTTCGAGGCGGTGGTGGTCAGCCCCGCCTTCGAGGGCGTCAGCAAGGTCAAGCGCCAGCAGATGGTCTACAAGGCGGTGAACGAGGCCATCACCAGCGGGGAACTCCACGCCCTGACCATTCAGGCCCACACGCCGGACGAGTGGGAGCGCGCCCGCAAGCTGCGCGTAACCTCCGGCTAG
- a CDS encoding ABC transporter permease has product MNIRGIYALTRKEVLRFAKVTIQTVLTPAITTLLYLLVFSQALSDRVDIWDGVPFLTFLVPGLAMMSVLQNAFANSSSSLIQSKMNGNIVFVLLSPLSPSEFFTAFTLAAILRGVLVGAVVWLVAGIFIDVPLAHPLMALVFAVLASGILGALGIIAGVWAEKFDQLAAFQNFIIVPLSFLAGVFYSIHSLPGFWRELSLLNPFFYMIDGFRWAFIEKSDVSPWLSLGMGVFFFALAGGLALALLQRGYKLRS; this is encoded by the coding sequence ATGAATATCCGCGGCATCTATGCCCTGACCCGCAAGGAGGTCCTGCGCTTCGCCAAGGTGACCATTCAGACGGTCCTCACGCCGGCTATTACCACGCTGCTCTACCTGCTGGTCTTCAGCCAGGCGCTCTCCGACCGGGTGGACATCTGGGACGGCGTCCCCTTCCTTACCTTCTTGGTGCCGGGGCTGGCCATGATGTCGGTGCTGCAGAACGCCTTCGCCAACAGCTCGTCGAGCCTCATCCAGTCGAAGATGAACGGCAACATCGTCTTCGTGCTGCTGTCCCCGCTGTCGCCGTCGGAGTTCTTCACCGCCTTCACCCTGGCGGCCATCCTCCGCGGCGTCCTGGTCGGGGCGGTGGTCTGGCTGGTGGCCGGGATCTTCATCGATGTGCCCCTGGCCCATCCGCTGATGGCGCTGGTCTTCGCCGTCCTCGCCTCGGGGATCCTGGGGGCGCTGGGGATCATCGCCGGGGTCTGGGCGGAGAAGTTCGACCAGCTGGCGGCCTTCCAGAATTTCATCATCGTGCCCCTCTCCTTCCTGGCCGGGGTCTTCTACTCCATCCACTCCCTGCCGGGTTTCTGGCGGGAGCTCTCGCTGCTCAACCCCTTCTTCTACATGATCGACGGCTTCCGCTGGGCCTTCATCGAGAAGTCGGATGTCTCGCCCTGGCTGAGCCTGGGGATGGGCGTGTTCTTCTTCGCCCTCGCCGGCGGCCTGGCACTGGCGCTGCTCCAGCGGGGCTACAAGCTGCGCAGCTGA
- a CDS encoding ABC transporter ATP-binding protein, translating into MPAVDIADVRKHYGLLEALKGVDLRIEQGEFFGLLGPNGAGKSTLIGIMAGLARASSGRVRIMGHDTVSDFRRARAALGVVPQELVYDPFFSVRELLELQSGYFGLLRNGPWIDELLHVLDLTDKADANMQALSGGMKRRVLIAQALVHRPPVVVLDEPTAGVDVELRQALWRLTRKLHGEGHTIVLTTHYLEEAEALCDRIAILDHGAVCALDTKDGLLNRYPWRLLRLTLTDEHAVLPEAVSERIVDRSGCGVTLRLRKDTDNAGEVLAALFRAGVGVTDIHTEEPSLEDVFMELTGDEEAA; encoded by the coding sequence ATCCCGGCGGTGGATATCGCCGACGTCCGCAAGCACTACGGCCTCCTGGAGGCCCTGAAGGGGGTGGATCTACGCATCGAGCAGGGGGAGTTCTTCGGCCTGCTCGGTCCCAACGGTGCCGGCAAGTCGACCCTCATCGGGATCATGGCCGGCCTGGCCCGGGCCAGCAGCGGCCGGGTCCGGATCATGGGCCACGATACCGTCTCCGACTTCCGCCGGGCCCGGGCCGCCCTGGGGGTGGTCCCCCAGGAGCTGGTCTACGATCCCTTCTTCTCCGTGCGCGAGCTGCTGGAGCTGCAGTCCGGCTACTTCGGGCTGCTGCGCAACGGCCCCTGGATCGACGAGCTCCTCCACGTCCTCGACCTGACGGACAAGGCGGATGCCAACATGCAGGCGCTCTCCGGCGGGATGAAACGCCGGGTCCTCATCGCCCAGGCGCTGGTCCACCGGCCGCCGGTGGTGGTCCTGGACGAGCCCACCGCCGGGGTGGACGTGGAGCTGCGCCAGGCGCTGTGGCGGCTCACCCGCAAGCTCCACGGCGAGGGCCACACCATCGTCCTGACCACCCACTACCTGGAGGAGGCGGAGGCGCTCTGCGATCGCATCGCCATCCTGGATCACGGCGCCGTCTGCGCCCTGGATACCAAGGACGGTCTGCTCAATCGCTACCCGTGGCGGCTGCTCCGCCTGACCCTCACCGACGAGCATGCGGTACTGCCCGAAGCGGTCAGTGAACGCATCGTGGATCGCAGTGGTTGCGGCGTGACCCTGCGCCTGCGCAAGGATACGGACAATGCCGGCGAGGTACTCGCGGCCCTCTTCCGCGCCGGCGTGGGCGTGACCGATATCCATACCGAGGAGCCCAGCCTGGAGGACGTCTTCATGGAGCTCACCGGCGACGAGGAGGCGGCCTGA
- a CDS encoding STAS domain-containing protein, whose protein sequence is MTAEEAPRLEATEAGYRLSGRLTFATVPELARTPAPTGEVDLGGVTRADSAGLALLLDWLAAAHGNGSPLNYHHLPSQLAAIARVSGITEVLDHGDE, encoded by the coding sequence GTGACCGCGGAGGAGGCGCCGCGCCTGGAGGCAACGGAGGCGGGGTACCGCCTGTCCGGGCGCTTGACCTTCGCCACCGTCCCCGAGCTGGCGCGAACGCCCGCACCCACCGGGGAGGTGGACCTGGGCGGCGTAACCCGGGCCGACTCCGCCGGTCTCGCCCTGTTGCTGGACTGGCTCGCCGCGGCCCACGGCAACGGTAGCCCGTTGAACTATCATCACCTGCCGTCGCAGCTGGCGGCCATCGCCCGCGTGAGCGGCATCACGGAGGTACTCGACCATGGCGACGAGTGA
- the mlaD gene encoding outer membrane lipid asymmetry maintenance protein MlaD, with product MNASRAVELAVGLFVVLGVAAIFFLALRATDMTGFQGGESYPVEAYFDNIGGLTTGAPVRVAGVRVGTVKGIEYAPDAYQARVTLQLSREYEFPMDTTASIYTEGLLGENYIALDPGGVPQPLTEGDRITITQSAMVLEELVGQFLFDGGSGSGSDSGGAQ from the coding sequence ATGAATGCTTCCCGGGCAGTGGAACTGGCAGTAGGGCTGTTTGTAGTCCTGGGGGTGGCGGCGATCTTCTTCCTCGCCCTGCGCGCCACGGACATGACCGGCTTCCAGGGTGGCGAGAGCTACCCGGTGGAGGCCTATTTCGACAATATCGGCGGCCTCACCACCGGCGCTCCGGTCCGGGTGGCCGGCGTCCGGGTGGGGACGGTGAAGGGGATCGAGTACGCCCCCGATGCCTACCAGGCACGGGTAACGCTGCAGTTGAGCCGGGAGTACGAATTCCCCATGGATACCACGGCGAGCATCTATACCGAGGGGCTGCTGGGGGAGAACTACATCGCCCTGGACCCCGGCGGGGTGCCGCAGCCACTCACCGAGGGCGACCGCATCACCATCACGCAGTCGGCCATGGTGCTGGAGGAGCTGGTGGGCCAGTTCCTCTTCGACGGCGGTAGCGGTTCGGGTAGCGACTCCGGGGGGGCGCAGTGA
- the mlaE gene encoding lipid asymmetry maintenance ABC transporter permease subunit MlaE: MIGSGAVDGLQRLGRSTIEGVQRLGRAARLLVALVASLPVAVTRPGLVVSQVFSVGVLSFVIIVVSGLFVGMVLGLQLFHTLVNFGAEQSLGPVVALSLLRELGPVVAALLFAGRAGSALTAEIGLMKATEQLASMEMMAVDPIRRVLGPRFFAAIIALPLLTAMFSAVGLLGGYVVAVELLGLEGSTFWSQIQSTVSFREDLVNGVIKSVAFGVVAGWIAVYQGYDARPTSEGVSRATTRTVVHTSLAVLGLDFVLTALMFGDAA, encoded by the coding sequence GTGATCGGGTCCGGCGCGGTGGATGGTCTGCAGCGGCTGGGGCGCAGCACCATCGAGGGCGTCCAGCGGCTGGGCCGGGCGGCGCGTCTTCTGGTGGCCCTGGTGGCGAGCCTCCCCGTGGCCGTGACCCGGCCCGGACTGGTGGTGTCACAGGTCTTCAGCGTCGGCGTCCTGTCGTTCGTCATCATCGTCGTCTCGGGGTTGTTCGTCGGCATGGTCCTGGGGCTGCAGCTCTTCCACACCCTGGTGAACTTCGGCGCCGAGCAGTCCCTGGGGCCGGTGGTGGCGCTTTCGCTGCTGCGCGAGCTGGGGCCGGTGGTGGCGGCGCTGCTCTTCGCCGGCCGGGCCGGTTCGGCCCTTACCGCCGAGATCGGGCTGATGAAGGCCACCGAGCAGCTGGCGAGCATGGAGATGATGGCGGTGGACCCCATCCGCCGGGTCCTGGGGCCGCGCTTCTTCGCCGCCATCATCGCCCTGCCGCTGCTGACGGCGATGTTCAGCGCCGTGGGCCTGCTGGGTGGCTACGTGGTGGCGGTGGAGCTGCTGGGGCTGGAGGGCAGCACCTTCTGGAGCCAGATCCAGAGTACGGTCTCCTTCCGCGAAGATCTCGTGAACGGCGTCATCAAGAGTGTCGCCTTCGGCGTGGTGGCCGGCTGGATCGCCGTCTACCAGGGTTATGACGCGCGGCCCACCTCCGAGGGGGTGAGCCGCGCCACGACACGCACCGTGGTCCATACCTCCCTGGCCGTCCTGGGGCTGGACTTCGTACTCACGGCACTGATGTTTGGAGATGCGGCATGA
- a CDS encoding ABC transporter ATP-binding protein: MAADEAVAIRDLTFGYGGDPIFDGVDMAVAPGSVSAIMGPSGTGKTTLLRLIGGQIRPQSGSVRVEGQEVTTLGRRSLFELRKRLGMLFQSGALFTDLSVYDNVAFPLREHTRLSERVIRQLVLLKLEAVGLRGARELMPAELSGGMARRVALARAVALDPAIMLYDEPFTGQDPISMGVLVTLIRELNDALGMTSIIVSHDVAETVSIADYAYLLAGGRVTEAGTPAELQASESAWTRQFLGALPDGPVPFHYPAPPFREELLGKGVRS, from the coding sequence TTGGCGGCTGACGAGGCAGTAGCGATCCGGGATCTCACCTTCGGCTACGGGGGGGACCCCATCTTCGATGGCGTGGACATGGCGGTGGCGCCGGGCTCGGTGAGCGCCATCATGGGGCCCAGCGGGACCGGCAAGACCACCCTGCTGCGCCTCATCGGCGGCCAGATCCGGCCGCAGTCCGGTTCTGTCCGCGTGGAGGGGCAGGAGGTCACCACCCTGGGACGGCGCTCGCTGTTCGAGCTGCGCAAGCGGCTGGGGATGCTCTTCCAGAGCGGGGCGCTGTTTACCGACCTGTCGGTCTACGACAACGTCGCCTTCCCCCTGCGCGAGCATACCCGGCTCTCCGAGCGGGTCATTCGCCAGCTGGTCCTGCTCAAGCTCGAGGCGGTGGGTCTGCGCGGGGCGCGGGAGCTGATGCCGGCGGAGCTCTCCGGCGGCATGGCGCGCCGGGTGGCACTGGCCCGGGCCGTGGCGCTGGATCCGGCCATCATGCTCTACGACGAGCCCTTCACCGGCCAGGACCCCATCTCCATGGGGGTCCTGGTCACCCTCATCCGGGAACTCAACGACGCCCTGGGCATGACCAGCATCATCGTCTCCCACGATGTCGCCGAGACCGTGAGCATCGCGGATTACGCCTATCTGCTCGCCGGCGGCCGGGTCACCGAGGCGGGGACGCCGGCCGAGCTGCAGGCCAGCGAGTCGGCCTGGACGCGCCAGTTCCTGGGCGCCCTGCCGGACGGGCCGGTCCCCTTCCACTACCCGGCGCCGCCCTTCCGGGAAGAGCTGCTGGGCAAGGGGGTGCGGTCGTGA
- a CDS encoding DUF72 domain-containing protein yields the protein MARFGYVATRGWDHAAWSGGFYPEDLPAEWRLTYYANEFPAVVVPAAAWAEASAEQARQWYADTPEGFGFLVEGTPPAGVEAALAERLVAAIGPGEGTLPRLAWPENGEVATAGGIALSRVTVEAATPPALRVAWEALSGSGAAAGFLVIEGEAGVPEALERARTVAELMGL from the coding sequence ATGGCACGATTCGGTTACGTGGCGACCCGCGGCTGGGACCATGCGGCGTGGTCCGGGGGCTTCTACCCCGAGGATCTGCCGGCGGAGTGGCGGCTCACCTACTACGCCAACGAGTTCCCCGCCGTGGTCGTTCCGGCGGCCGCCTGGGCTGAGGCGTCCGCCGAGCAGGCGCGGCAGTGGTACGCCGACACCCCGGAAGGGTTCGGCTTCCTGGTGGAGGGGACGCCGCCGGCCGGGGTCGAGGCGGCGCTGGCGGAGCGTCTGGTCGCCGCCATCGGCCCCGGCGAGGGGACGCTGCCGCGGCTGGCCTGGCCGGAGAACGGCGAAGTGGCGACCGCCGGCGGCATCGCCCTGAGCCGAGTGACGGTCGAGGCCGCCACGCCGCCGGCGCTGCGGGTGGCCTGGGAGGCGCTCTCCGGCAGCGGCGCGGCGGCCGGCTTCCTGGTCATCGAGGGCGAGGCCGGGGTTCCCGAGGCGCTGGAGCGGGCACGGACGGTAGCGGAACTCATGGGTCTGTGA